The following are encoded in a window of Gopherus flavomarginatus isolate rGopFla2 chromosome 10, rGopFla2.mat.asm, whole genome shotgun sequence genomic DNA:
- the RUFY4 gene encoding RUN and FYVE domain-containing protein 4 encodes MAGAGELLRMIQDLRDTIGELKQNYKERRLPVTDGSRELHGLCAQLEFLLQFDLKEKRSFFGQRRDYWDFLCHGLASRRQGHEGVRFISSLEKLRTPVGKGRAFIRYCLVHRQLAESLQLCFLDPQMTSEWYYARSPFLHLQLRADILGCLYELDGITFHLALKRGDLDAAWPMFSETLSRSSRQSPVTSQKEGPACPVGNPAGDSEKHHGARRGPKDEPQLPGQVSRSPGLSTDDPFQPRLEEPREHTATTASLERSWDTGREAGSQQWGLEAAGEGKPEGELQRVNAQLQLQVEVLDRELQSSLAAARELESMLAQQAQRHYEEEARLQQEAAQSCSRQVEEQDRQIQELQDSKAFLSDTLEEMDALVSALRQQLSQREEETAALRAAQAQELAELEVQHGARLAEREKRQQELAERLSQAMHDAEQEAAAAASQRQEARASAKALEEAERRLRAQEAERRERLAGAEAQELRHQQLLSRCQRLQEKLSASEGRLEETEAQVAALQSQLSKGQWEGPSGSPPHGPEEETAQRLRQAELQAEGLRQKLEQALAEGRELEREREALLESAVSQGQSLAAARLEAQDLLKELAAQQERNASLQAALEQAEGALMDKEEGARGLQEELEGQSAKLRDALAENVAVASRLAEAAAGFASEKAQLEARGTEERAGHERAVAELRRQLVGCEEQRRAEREEKQQLQAVLQAASEERDVLAKQVQSTAAALESRAREAAQLRDELEELRARSQREDTRLQEGLVRQKEESDGQIVALRHQVQTLELEKQRAADTLEQARGQLAAVLAEKAALEETLARAAAELERVGGGDRTEAGDEEPLGLARGRGAAEEKAAGGGGPQTDKQVLAGEPPEDLGAAAMLEKASPEQKPRKSVEEMAKHLTTHLEKAKGEAQQKEQLVKAKEEEAKHLAEQLGRARQDGEQFRLALERAQREAKEREKEHRGQLAEQQELVREVKGRLLELLREKDALWQKTEGIDCRAPNVVPQDLSLCARCSQDFGFLSRRYQCRLCQGTVCQACSVESGRRERCCLLCWQKRNFKGT; translated from the exons ATGGCCGGAGCCGGAGAACTCCTCCGCATGATCCAGGACTTAAGGG ATACCATCGGGGAGCTGAAGCAGAACTACAAGGAGCGGAGGTTGCCGGTCACCGACGGCAGCCGGGAGCTTCACGGGCTCTGTGCCCAGCTGGAATTCCTGCTCCAG TTTGacctgaaggagaagaggagttTCTTTGGGCAGCGGCGGGACTACTGGGACTTCCTGTGCCACGGGCTGGCGAGCCGGCGCCAGGGGCACGAGGGCGTGCGATTCATCAGCTCCCTGGAGAAG CTCAGGACCCCCGTGGGGAAGGGACGAGCCTTCATTCGCTACTGCCTGGTGCACCGGCAGCTGGCGGAGTCGCTGCAGCTCTGCTTCCTGGACCCCCAGATGACCAG TGAATGGTACTACGCCCGGAGCCCTTTCCTGCACCTGCAGCTGCGAGCCGACATCCTGGGCTGCCTCTACGAGCTGGACGGCATCACCTTCCACCTGGCCCTCAAGAGAGGCGACCTGGACGCGGCCTGGCCCATGTTCTCCGA GACTCTGTCCAGATCCTCCAGGCAAAGCCCCGTGACCAGCCAGAAGGAGGGGCCGGCCTGCCCG GTTGGGAACCCGGCTGGAGACAGCGAGAAACACCATGGAGCCAGGAGAGGCCCCAAGGACGAGCCCCAGCTCCCGGGACAGGTCAGCCGATCCCCGGGGCTTAGCACTGATGACCCGTTCCAGCCCAGACTGGAAGAGCCCAGGGAACATACGGCAACGACAGCCTCTTTGGAGCGGAGCTGGGACACTGGGCGAGAGGCAggttcccagcaatggggcttggAGGCGGCTGGAGAGGGAAAGCCAGAGGGTGAGCTCCAGAGGGTCAacgcccagctgcagctgcaggtCGAGGTGCTGGACAGGGAGCTGCAAAGCAGCCTGGCCGCTGCCCGGGAGCTGGAGTCCATGTTGGCTCAGCAAGCACAACGCCACTACGAGGAGgaggccaggctgcagcaggaggcAGCTCAGAGCTGCAGCCGCCAGGTGGAGGAGCAGGACAGGCAGATCCAGGAGCTCCAGGACTCCAAGGCCTTCCTGAGCGACACCCTGGAGGAGATGGACGCGCTGGTGAGTGCCCTGAGGCAGCAGCTGTCCCAGAGGGAAGAGGAGACGGCGGCCCTGCGGGCAGCCCAGGCGCAGGAGCTGGCGGAGCTGGAGGTGCAGCACGGAGCCAGGCTGGCAGAGAGGGAGAAGCGTCAGCAGGAGCTCGCCGAGCGGCTTTCCCAGGCGATGCACGACGCCGAGCAAGAGGCGGCCGCGGCGGCCAGCCAGCGCCAGGAGGCCCGGGCCTCTGCCAAGGCCCTGGAGGAGGCCGAGCGACGGCTGAGAGCGCAGGAGGCCGAGAGGAGGGAACGCCTGGCCGGAGCAGAAGCCCAGGAGCTGAGGCACCAGCAGCTGCTGTCGCGGTGCCAGAGGCTCCAGGAGAAGCTGAGTGCGAGCGAGGGGAGGCTGGAGGAGACGGAGGCCCAGGTGGCGGCTCTGCAGAGCCAGCTCAGCAAGGGACAGTGGGAAGGACCCAGCGGCAGCCCCCCACACGGCCCGGAGGAGGAGACGGCCCAGAGGCTCCGGCAGGCCGAGCTGCAGGCCGAGGGGCTGAGACAGaagctggagcaggccctggcgGAGGGAAGGgagctggagagggagagagaggctctgCTAGAGTCGGCGGTGTCTCAGGGGCAGAGCCTGGCGGCTGCCCGGCTAGAGGCTCAGGATCTCCTGAAGgagctggcagcacagcaggaGCGAAACGCTTCCCTCCAGGCGGCTTTGGAGCAGGCGGAGGGGGCCCTGATGGACAAGGAGGAAGGGGCACGGGGCctgcaggaggagctggaggggcagTCGGCCAAGCTGCGGGATGCCCTGGCCGAAAACGTCGCGGTGGCCTCCCGGCTGGCGGAAGCAGCCGCGGGCTTCGCGAGCGAGAAGGCCCAGCTGGAGGCGCGAGGGACCGAGGAGCGAGCCGGGCacgagagggctgtggctgagctgaggaggcagctggtggggtGCGAGGAGCAAAGGCGGGcggagagagaggagaaacagcagctccaggccgTGCTGCAGGCAGCCTCCGAAGAGAGAGACGTCCTGGCCAAGCAAGTGCAAAGCACAGCGGCCGCCCTGGAGAGCCGTGCCCGGGAGGCAGCACAGCTCCGAGACGAGCTGGAGGAATTGAGGGCCCGCAGCCAGCGAGAGGACACccggctgcaggaagggctggtccGGCAGAAGGAGGAGAGCGACGGGCAGATTGTGGCGCTCCGGCACCAGGTGCAGACGTTGGAGCTGGAGAAGCAGAGAGCCGCCGACACGCTGGAGCAGGCCAGGGGACAGCTCGCCGCCGTGCTGGCGGAGAAGGCCGCCTTGGAGGAGACGCTGGCCCGAGCTGCCGCGGAGCTAGagcgggtggggggaggtgaCCGGACGGAAGCTGGGGATGAGGAACCCCTGGGGCTGGCCAGAGGACGGGGCGCAGCGGAGGAGAAAGCGGCTGGAGGGGGTGGGCCGCAGACGGACAAGCAGGTGCTGGCAGGGGAACCGCCGGAGGACCTGGGGGCAGCAGCCATGCTGGAGAAGGCCAGTCCAGAGCAGAAACCAAGGAAGAGTGTCGAAGAGATGGCGAAG CACCTGACCACGCACCTGGAGAAGGCGAAGGGGGAGGCCCAGCAAAAAGAGCAGCTGGTAAAGGCCAAGGAGGAGGAAGCAAAGCACCTGGCGGAGCAGCTGGGCAG GGCCCGGCAGGACGGGGAGCAGTTCAGGCTGGCGCTGGAGAGAGCACAGAGAGAAGCCAAGGAGCGAGAGAAGGAACACCGAGGGCAGCTGgctgagcagcaggagctcgTCCGGGAGGTGAAGGGCCGGCTGCTGGAACTGCTCCG